In Solanum lycopersicum chromosome 3, SLM_r2.1, the genomic stretch GAGTAGCATTTCGAGGACCATGTGTTCCTCTTTTAAAACCTTTGTTATTTTCcccaattttttgaaatctattgatgagatatgccatatcatcatcactggAGTCTTCATCTGATTTGTACTTCATCATCAAGGACTTATCCTTTTTGACTTCCTTCTTTGATAAATCATGATTTCGATTCATCTCATGAGTCTTCAGATTTCCAATGAGAGCATCCATTGTTAGCACCTTCAGATCTTTAGCTTTAGTGATGGCATCAACTTTGCATTCCCAGGACTTTGGAAGAATTCGAAGCACTTTTCTGACTTGTTTGCTCATACTGATAGGTTCCCCAAGACTTCGCAGCTCATTAGTAATGGAGGACAATTTTGTGAACATCTTATGAGTggtttctccttccttcattttgaagttttcaTACAAAGATGTAAGCATATCAATCTTtgattctttgacttgttcagttccttcatgAGCTGTTTTTAAACAATCCCAAATTTCTTTAGCAGACTCACAAGCTGAGACACGATTGaactcatcaggtcctatccTACAGACAAGAAGAGTTTTTGCCTTGTAGCCCTTTTCTATCTTCTTTCAATCAgcttcatcatatttttgtctAGGCTTCGGAACAAGCCTGGTTTTCTCTCTATCGTTTTCTTCTATCATTGGAATAAACGGTCCATCTAGTACAATATCCCATAGTTCACTGTCTTCAGCCATAAGGAAATcatgcattctaactttccaccaactgtagaaatatccattgaaacgaggaggtCTTGTTGAAGACTGACTTTTTCTAGATTAAGTGGACTAGCCATTCTAGAACAGATATCACTTCCTTGGGGTTAATCAAATAGAGAgtgcctgctctgataccacttgatagaatatGTGCCGTCACTtatcagtcaatggaccaggtctCTTGACACACTAATAAGTTTaaacagaaagttaaatgcagtttGAAACAACATAACGATTTACATGGAAACCTTTTTGCTTAAGGCAATTTCAACACTAcccactgattcctttatagtttcaggaatagtttacaatgtaagaccaagagaatatattcttaagCAACTATACTAAATTCTCCAGAGATTTCTGCTGTGGTTTGAATAATTCTACCGTTTTGTTTGCTGATAGCCTTTGCAAGTGTTCTTGAAAAATTCTTTGTCAAGTTTCAAAAACTACTAAtgaagtttaggaaagtgacttttacatggacaagtcactttccttaaaatctttgccattggttggagAAGTCTTACTTTCTGACGCCGTTGGAAAgagtgcacctactttctgtaccttATCCAGCTGGCAGTCAACCGACTCCTCACTCTGAGAtcctggtacctttacaaggtccctgagtttgtttcATCTTCAACACTCAAGCAAgaaacctggtacctttacaaggtctctaagtttgtcaaatcatcaaaactgcaAATAacactaataaataaataaaaatgaatggaaggaaacaaaatccttcgtatattaataaaattgacaaaataaagagagatagaaaaaaaagaaagaaaaagttcaataaaaatgagaaaaaacgggggaaaaaagaaagaataagcTGAAAGCTTCCAAAAGTTAATGTTATTATCGATGAGTATCGAACCCTTATTAGCCATGTGGCAAATGACCTGCTTTGCCAATTTGACTATTCACCATATTGTTTAGCGAGTggcaaagaaaatatatatttactttcttttatatatatatatatatatatgtatgtatgtatgtatatatatataaagttttttttcgAGATCAGTGGGTGTCATGGCACCCCACGGGTACCCATAGATCCGCCCCTGTCAAGAACATAGAATCCATATGCAGGAAATTTCTTAGGTCAGGAGGAGTTGATACGTCAAGGAAAGCACTTATTGCCTAGGAAACATTATGCTGGCCCAAAGTTTTTGGTGGGCTGAACTTCCTAGACATTGCCACATGGAATAAGGCAATTGTATGTAAACTGTTGTGGAATTTTAGCAAGAAAAAAGACAAAATGTGGACTCAATGGGTGCATATATATTATGGTAAGAATGGATCCATATGGGAGGTGCAGCCAAAGTAAGCATCTTGGATGGTTCAGAAGATAAAAGTAGTATGAGGAGGTTGGATGGAATGAAGAGGAGATCTTGAGGTGGCCAATATTCTCTGTGAAGAAGATATTATATAAGGATGAGAGGGGGTTTTCCAAAAGTAGAGCGGAGAAGATTAATATGCAACAATGCAGAACCCCCAAGGTGGACCGTCATACTATACTTGGCCATAAATGATAGACTATAAACTAGAGAAAGGCTAATTCCTTGGGGAATAGTGTATGACTCAACATGTGTGTTGTGCAGTTTAGGGATGGATAGTAGTGAGCATCTGTTCTTTGTATGTGGGTATTCAGAAACATTATAGCTGACGATATTGCAATGGATGCACATAAACAGAGAGGTATGGGGGTGGAAAGAGGAAATAACATGGGCACTAATGCATTTTAAAGGAAAACATGCATTAGCAGAAATATTTCTAATGGCTTAACGGCATGTATTTATGCAGTGTGGCAGGAGAGGAACAATAGAATATTTAAGAACAAATTGAGGCCAGCTGGTGTTCTTATAAGAAAAAATGTCTAGGAAATTCAAACTAGAGAAGCGAGGAAGGCAAAACTAGTTGGTGCTTAAAGTAGTCTAGATTACTATCCAAAGCTAGTTAGAATGGTTGAATAATTTGATCTGCAAGGATGTGGCTATATAGATTgcattttctttgtatttacATGACTCTTTGGTAATAACATTTGTTATttaccaaaacaaaaataaagttaaCTAGTTTAGTTTAGAGTTAATCCCAATAACTaaattcaccaactaaaccatattattttttgaacttatttaaataacttaacaactttttcaCTTGAACTAGtttagttttgatttaattccaacaactaaattcaccaacgaaatcacattattttttttaacttataaataacttaataattttttaactttaactagTTTAGTATAGACTTAATTGCAACAACTAAATccaccaactaaaccacattatttattttaacttacttAAACAACTTAATAACTTCCTAACTTTAACTAGTTTAGGTATGACTTAAGTCCAACAATTAAATTCAACAACTAAATCACActatttattgtaatttatttgaacaacttaacaactttaactagtttagtttagacttaatttcaacaactaaaccacattatttatttgaacttatttaaacaaattaacaACTTTTTCACTTGaactagtttagttttgacttaattctAATAACTAAATTCACCAACTAAAcaatattagttattttaacttatttacacaacttaataactttttaactttaactagtttagtttagacttaatacaacaactaaattcatcaactaaatcacattatttatttgaatttattaatgGCTGTTTGGATTGGCTTTTGGCTTATGACTTATAGGTCATAATTCACAAGTTAGGATTTCTAATTTATACCAAAcacaattatttatttgaattttattaatggcctgtttggattgacttttaGCTTATGACTTATAAGTCATAATTCACAAGTTAGGATTTCTAATTTATGAGTTTTggcttatttttgttattttggctTTAAAATAAGTGCGTATACACATTTTTTAACTTTACCCAAACACTTCAAAACTACTTAAAAGCTATTTTGGCTTAAAAACACCTTAAATAAGCCAATCCAAACGGGCACTAAAACAACTTAACAAGTTTTTCACTTaaactagtttattttttacttaattctaagaattaaatttatcaatagatatattatttctaaatataaatctaagtgtcaacactagattgACAGAAAtcgatcttgcaagaaaatcaaatttatcaTCAATAGAATCAACTAGTGTTGATACTTATggttaacaaatatattatttctaaatttaaagctaagtgtcaacactagatagGAAACAAATCGATcttgaaagaaaatcaatttgtcATCATttggatcaactagtgttggtacttatgcttaacaaacacattattcctaaattaaagttaagtgtcaacactagatgaacacaaatcgatcttgcaagaaaatGAATTTTGTCATCACTAGGATCAACTAGTGctgacaaatatattatttctaaatttgaagctaagtgtcaacactagatggacacaaatcgatcttgcaagaaaatcaattttgtcatcaataggatcaagtATTGTTGGTACTTATACTTAACACACACAtattcctaaattaaagtttagTATCAACACTAGATAGACACAAATCgatcttacaaaaaaaattaattttgtcatcaataggatcaactagtgttggtacttatacAAAACAAACACTCGATAGACACAAACAAGttatcacaaaattaaagttaaagtatCAATACTATATGGACACAAACACTTATATAAAACCGTTGTACCCGAACTTTAGAAATATAGAAGCACCAAACTTTAGCTCCTACTTTGATGAAAGAAGCAATATGATCTTGTATCAACTTTTGATGTTGAGTTTTCTCAGTTGCCTAGCACGAAAAGCACGAAAGGAAACAGATGTTAGTCAGCTTATTGAAAGTTTCTTTAACTCAAACATAAAACTCACAAAACAATAATAGATGGACACAAACACTTATATAAAACAGTTGTACTTGAACTTTATAAATATAGAAGCACCAAAACTTATCTCCTACTTTGATGAAAGAAGCAATATGATCTTGTATCAACTTTTGATGTTAAGTTTCCTTAGTTGCCTAGAACGAAAAGCACGAAAAGAAACAAATGTTAATCAACTTATTGAAAGTTTCTTTAACTCAAACATAATactcacaaaataataatataacgaAAAAATTGCATTTGTGGTTAGGGTGGTTTTGTTGGGGAAATGTCCTTTTCTGTTCTTGGTTATGTGAAGCAAagtgttatttgtagttttgatgatttgacaaacttagggacctcataaaggtaccggattttctacttgagtattgcaggtgtATTGTTCGAAGTATTGCAGATAAAACAAAACTCAGGGACCTAatagaggtaccaggctctcatgatgaCGAGCCAGTCACCTGCCAGCTGGAGatggtacagaaagtaggtgcacacttcccgatggcgtcagaaagtgtgacccttccagccaatggcaaagaagtttaggaaagtgacttgcccatataaaaggcactttcctaaacactTCTCTCtggtttttgcaacttgataaacacttttcaagaactcttgcaaaggctaatACAAAGCAATGGCAGAATCATTCCTAGGACAACAGCAACatctggagcttttcgtctagttgtttaggaatttattctcttgctcttaaattgtaaaccactcttaaatctataaaggaattggtgtgttgtgttcaaagtctaggttgtccaggtgggatagcttagtgggtagattgtttttctactttggcttgttgagcaatagaggtctattgcttaacggtaagattgataactctttcttacatttggtgtaatcgtgtttcgcttttgcttttgaagattagtgaaaacgattgaaaatcctgtgagacaggtcatggttttactcccttaagcaaggaggtttccacgtaaaatcattttgttgattttactgcatttaactttctggtaattttctgaagtaaagtaagggacctggtccattactcgttaagtgaaggcatacattctatcaagtggtatcagagcaggcactacctatttggttaacaccaaggaagTTATTTTGTTCTAAGAATGGCAGCTCCACTTAACCTCCAAGAAGGTCAGTCATCACACAGacctcctcgtttcaatggaCACTTCTACAGTTGttggaaagttagaatgcacGACTATCTCATGGCTGAAGATAGCGAGTTATGGAATATTATACTAGATGGACCCTTTGTTCCAATGATGGAAGTAAAGGATGGAGAAAGGAATATTACTGTTCCAAAGCCCATGCAGAAATATGATGATGCTGacaggaaaaagattgaaaagggtttcaaagctaaaactcttctggtctgtgggataggacctgatgagtacAACAGAGTGTCAGCCTGTGAGTCTGCTAAAGAAATTTGGGATTGCTTGTTGACTGCacatgaaggaactgaacaagtcaaagaatccAAGATTGATATGCTCACCTCACGATTtgagaacttcaaaatgaaggaaggagaaactatacatgacatgttcaccaagttttcttctattacaaatgagctgcgaagtttgggtgaacctataagcatgacCAAACAAGTCAGGAAAGTACTTCGAATTCTTCCAAAGTCTTGGGAGAGCAAAGTTGATTCCATTACTGAAGCTAAAGACTTGAAGGTGCTAACCATGGATGCCTTGATTGGCAATCTTAAAACACATAAGATGAATCAAAACTATTATTTGTCAAAAAGGGAAATCAAGAAGGACAAAtcattgatgttgaagtataaatcagatgaagattcaagtgatgatgatgatatggcatatctcatcagtagatttcaaaagattgtgagaaagaacaaaatgtataaaagaggaacaaatgggACTCGAAATGCTGCTCAAGGAGATACttgctacaagtgtggaaaatCTGGACACTTCATCAGAGAGTGTCCTTTGCTCAAGACTGAAAACAAGGAACATCAAAAACACAGGGGtgacaaagaaaacaaaagggaCCTGGTACTTAGAAATAGAGATCGTAAAGCTGCTGCTGATATGATTGTCAAAAAAGCTCTTGCTGCATGGGGGGATTcttcaagtgattcagaagatcCTGATGAGCCAAAAGATGTGTCTATGGTTGCTGTGCATGAGGAGGAAATtgtcttcaatgaaatgtttgctctcatggcacacacagaaaatgaagaagaggacaatCAGGTAACTCTGCTTGACATGAAAATtgacttggataaatattctcttaagaAATTAAGAACCTTGGCAAAAGTCATGCTAGATTCTGTGATAGATTTAACATCTGAAAGAGATGCTATGAATGCTGAACTTGAGAttttaactgaaaacaaagttCAATTTGAAGAGACAATGGCAAGAATGGTGTCTCTAGAGTTAAAAAATTCTGAACTTAAGCATCAGTTGTGTCAGTTTACtaaagaagctgaaaagctgAATGGAAAGCCAAACAGTTTGTAagctgaaattcaagaaaatatgaaaaaatccAAGACAAATCTCAGATTGTCACTTGAAAAGAATAACAAATTAGAACAGGATGTTGTGAAACTTAAGGaggaacttgaaaaatctcttaagtggACCAAATCCTCAAAACTGCTGTCAAATGTGACAAAacagagtaatttcaataagaaaggactaggaagtctgaacataagtcctccttataatcctcacagtaagtatgtgtttgtgtctgACAATCTGTTGTGTCTGCATTGTGGTAAGAATGGACATTTGAAGAATGAGTGTGTTAGCTGGAAAAACTCATGTGAAAGATACTCTAATTATGCTGAAAGACAGAATGTACCAAATGAGAAACCTGGTCCTAAAGAACCTGTCTCAACTCACAGATTTTCAAAGAACAAATCTGTTCCTGCTCCTAGGTCCTTTGTTAGAAAGATTCAAAGTCTACCATATTGGACCAAGTACAATCTGATCACTCCTTTGTCTGCCTACTGGGAACTCAAgctgaaatgggttcccaagcttaacaagtgatttttggtgcaggtgagtgagaggggcagcagtcaatgttggtatatggatagtggctgctctaaacatatgactggtgatgtaaagaacttcctctcactcaagacccTCCAAGGTGGAGGTGTCTCATTTGGTGATGGCaagaaggggtacattttgggagttgacaaagtaggaagatctcttgaagattcaattgacaatgtttaccatgtggatgggttgaagtacagcttgctaagtgtgtcacaaatctgtgacaaaggaaatgaggtcaaatttacttctgaaaaatgcactgtggtgagtttaactacaaacaaggtaattctcactgcacacagaagtaaaaatatgtatgtggcaAACTTGGAAATCTCTCATGGAGATGACTTAACATGTCTCAGtgctcaaaatgaaaatgctgATCTCTGGCATCGTAGGCTGGGACATGTGAGTTCATCTTTATTGAATAAGTTGATTTCAAAGGACCTGGTCCGAGGGTTGCCCAAAAtgaagtttgctgaaaataaaatatgtgaagctTGTGTTAAAGGAAAGCAAATCAGATCATCATTCCCAAGAATTAGATTAGATCATCAAGAACCTTAGAGCTGCTTCTCATGGACCTCTGTGGACCCTTGAAGGTTCAAAGTAGAAATGGAAAGAAGTACATCttggtgattgttgatgacTTTTCAAGATACACCTGGACGAGATTTTTGAGATCAAAGGCAGAGACAGCTGATGAACTTGTGgtattcttcaaaatgattcaaaccaaattgaatcaagttgTTTGCAGCATTAGATCTGATCATGGCACAGAGTTTGAAAACTCAACATTGGATAGATTCTGTATGGAAAATGGTACAAGCCACAACCTCtctgctccaagaactcctcaacaaaatggagtggtggagagaaagaacagaaccttggtgaacattgccagaactatgattattgaatcaaatcttcctcaaagtttCTGGGCTGAAACTGTTAACACAGCATGTCATGTTACCAACAGGTGTCTAATAAGAGTTGTGTTTAACAAGACTCCATATAAACTGCTCAACAACAGGAAGCCAATGCTGAACTATCTTAGAGCTTTTGGATGCAGATGTTTTGTGCTGAATAATGGGAAGGATgatctgggaaaatttgatcccagaagtgatgaaggagtatttgttggatattcttcatccagCAAAGCCTacagaatattcaacaaacGAACATAATGCATTGAAGAGAGAATTCATGTTGTGTTTGATGAAaatggaagcttgaagaatgatggatcaaatgatgatgatgatgtacTCAGAATGCTAACATTCAAGAAGATTGAAGGTGCTGAAACTGATGCAGATCAACAACTGAATAATGATTGTGATGATCAGAATCACAGTCCACCTGAAGAGGATGCTAAGGTTGAACAGGATGATAGGGTACCTGGTACTACTCAAAACTCCCGCCAGAGTACTTAGACTCCCCAGAAGATGATGTCACTCctgatgaagaagatcatgatgaTCTGCCAAATCAGTCTGTTGCAAGGTCAGGATGGAAGCATAGTTCATCACACCCTCTTGATAATCTCATTTCTCCCTTGAATTTTGGGATTCaaactagatcaaaaacaagaaatctagttgcattctcagcattcatatcatcCATTGAGCCTAAGAATGTCAAAGAAGCATTAAGTGATGCAGACTGGATTAAttctatgcaagaagaacttcatcagtttgaaagaagtaaggtatggtacctggttcctcgacctgAAGGCAGAACAATAATAGGAACCAGGTGGGTATTCAGAaacaaacttgatgaaaatggagttattactagaaataaatccagGCTGGTGGTGTaaggatacaatcaagaagaaggaattgactatgatgagacttttgcacTTGTTGCCAGAATTGAAGCTATTAGAATCTTAATAGCTTTTGCTGCTTTTATAGGGATCAagctgtatcaaatggatgtgaagagtgcaTTTCTGGAAGGAGATCTCAAAGAGGAGGTGTATGTCAAGCAACCTCCTGGTTTCGAAGATGCAGAGCTACCAAATCATGTGTTCACATTGAATAAGGCATTATATGGTCTGAAACAAGCTCCAAGAGCTTGGTATGAAAGATTGTCAAAGTTTCTGCTGAAGAATGATTTCAAAAGAGGCAAGATAGACAATACTTTGTTCTTActaaaaagagaacaagaattgcttatcattcaagtttatgtggatgacataatttttggagctacttcagaacatctctgtgaagaattctcatcatTAATTGGAAGGGAGTttgaaatgagtatgatgggtgaGTTGACATTCTTTCTGGGGctgcaaatcaagcaatcatcaaatggaaCTTCAATATGCCAGGAGAAATACATCAAAGAGCtgttgaagaaattcaatatgtttgattccaAACCTATTGACACTCAtatgggaacaaattccaagatgATAGTAGAAGAATCTGATCCCCTTGTGAATCAGACAATGTATAGAGAAATCATTGGCTCCTTGCTATATCTGACTGCTAGCAGGCCTGATATTGTTTAcagtgttggaatgtgtgctagatttcaagcatgtcctcgtgattAACATCTGAAGGCTGCAAAACGCATTCTCAGATACCTGAAGAAAATaggggacctggttctcttTTATCCTGCAGGTGATACTTTTGATCTGGTTGGCTTTGCAGA encodes the following:
- the LOC138347681 gene encoding uncharacterized protein — protein: MAAPLNLQEGQSSHRPPRFNGHFYSCWKVRMHDYLMAEDSELWNIILDGPFVPMMEVKDGERNITVPKPMQKYDDADRKKIEKGFKAKTLLVCGIGPDEYNRVSACESAKEIWDCLLTAHEGTEQVKESKIDMLTSRFENFKMKEGETIHDMFTKFSSITNELRSLGEPISMTKQVRKVLRILPKSWESKVDSITEAKDLKVLTMDALIGNLKTHKMNQNYYLSKREIKKDKSLMLKYKSDEDSSDDDDMAYLISRFQKIVRKNKMYKRGTNGTRNAAQGDTCYKCGKSGHFIRECPLLKTENKEHQKHRGDKENKRDLVLRNRDRKAAADMIVKKALAAWGDSSSDSEDPDEPKDVSMVAVHEEEIVFNEMFALMAHTENEEEDNQVTLLDMKIDLDKYSLKKLRTLAKVMLDSVIDLTSERDAMNAELEILTENKVQFEETMARMVSLELKNSELKHQLCQFTKEAEKLNGKPNSL